Proteins encoded in a region of the Populus alba chromosome 13, ASM523922v2, whole genome shotgun sequence genome:
- the LOC118042426 gene encoding uncharacterized protein, whose translation MAGSLRLLALLLALSFLLSSVAVPATRSLKSNDEIPSQVQDLLPQDAVISTGGEMLIDAGEGYIEGRMDLESTDYPGTGANNHHDPKTPGKG comes from the exons ATGGCGGGTTCTCTGAGGCTTCTGGCTCTCCTTCTGGCTCTCTCTTTCTTGCTATCTTCAGTAGCAGTTCCGGCAACTA GAAGCCTCAAGTCAAATGACGAAATCCCATCACAAGTCCAAGATTTACTGCCTCAg GATGCTGTGATTTCGACTGGTGGAGAGATGCTAATTGATGCGGGAGAAGGGTATATTGAAGGGAGGATGGACCTAGAAAGCACAGACTACCCGGGAACTGGAGCAAACAATCACCATGATCCGAAAACCCCAGGGAAAGGTTAG